In the Streptomyces sp. f51 genome, one interval contains:
- a CDS encoding alpha/beta hydrolase produces MVRQLSRLVIALLLSAAAAFAVAPAASALPAVSPAAVVDPSTTGSFPVAYSDVTVSASGRSYSARVWYPGTTAGANAAVAPGAHPGLAFGHGFFQGITQYESLLKHYASWGFITVAPKSQGGLFPDHSAFADDLNAALTWLTSQNTTTGARFAGAVDTDRLGVSGHSMGGGAALLAASRNPAVKSVSTLAAAETNPSAVTASGKLTVPAQYVGGSSDTIAGVAGNQQKMYDAKPAPAQLRVITGGFHCGFEDSSGFGCDSGAITRAAQQQLTRGITTSYLLYTLGGDSSLYDQVWGSAAQNQAGVVYTAKP; encoded by the coding sequence GTGGTACGTCAATTATCGCGGCTGGTGATCGCTCTGCTGCTCAGTGCGGCAGCCGCCTTCGCCGTCGCGCCGGCAGCGAGCGCGCTTCCCGCCGTGAGCCCCGCGGCGGTCGTGGACCCTTCCACCACCGGGTCCTTCCCTGTGGCCTACTCCGACGTGACCGTCTCGGCCTCCGGCCGCTCGTACAGCGCACGCGTCTGGTACCCGGGAACCACGGCCGGGGCCAACGCGGCCGTCGCACCGGGAGCCCATCCCGGACTCGCCTTCGGGCACGGCTTCTTCCAGGGAATCACCCAGTACGAGAGCCTGCTCAAGCACTACGCGTCCTGGGGCTTCATCACGGTCGCGCCCAAGTCCCAAGGCGGCCTCTTCCCCGACCACTCCGCCTTCGCCGACGACCTCAATGCCGCTCTGACCTGGCTGACCAGCCAGAACACCACCACCGGCGCACGCTTCGCGGGCGCCGTCGACACCGATCGTCTCGGGGTCTCCGGTCACTCCATGGGCGGCGGCGCCGCGCTGCTCGCCGCCAGTCGCAACCCGGCCGTCAAGAGCGTGTCCACGCTGGCGGCGGCGGAGACCAACCCGTCCGCCGTCACCGCCTCGGGAAAGCTGACCGTGCCGGCCCAGTACGTCGGAGGCAGCTCCGACACCATCGCGGGCGTCGCCGGCAACCAGCAGAAGATGTACGACGCCAAGCCCGCCCCCGCCCAACTGCGCGTCATCACCGGCGGTTTCCACTGCGGATTCGAGGACAGCTCCGGATTCGGGTGCGACAGCGGAGCCATCACCCGTGCGGCCCAGCAGCAGCTCACCCGGGGCATCACCACCTCCTACCTGCTCTACACCCTCGGAGGCGACTCCTCGCTGTACGACCAGGTATGGGGCTCAGCGGCCCAGAACCAGGCGGGCGTCGTGTACACCGCCAAGCCCTGA
- a CDS encoding winged helix-turn-helix domain-containing protein translates to MPTDDLPETFHVTTDEQLRAVSNLTRHRIMAVLRFEPATITQIAERVGLAKGSSSYHVRLLERAGLVKVVRTRKVRGVTERYYAMAARAIVLPDPGEGGPDVLMRHAVADLEAAPADAERHVGMAHLRLTEEQFAELGERLQALADEYRKLSDPSLPDTSFFFALFHPASRRQAEGDAK, encoded by the coding sequence ATGCCTACCGACGACCTTCCCGAGACGTTCCACGTCACCACCGACGAACAGCTGCGCGCCGTCTCCAACCTCACGCGTCACCGGATCATGGCCGTGCTCCGTTTCGAGCCCGCGACGATCACGCAGATCGCCGAGCGCGTGGGCCTCGCGAAGGGGAGCTCCAGCTACCACGTACGGCTGCTGGAGCGCGCCGGCCTGGTCAAGGTGGTGCGAACCCGGAAGGTCCGGGGGGTCACCGAGCGGTACTACGCCATGGCCGCGCGGGCGATCGTCCTGCCGGACCCCGGAGAGGGCGGCCCCGACGTGCTGATGCGGCACGCGGTGGCGGACCTGGAGGCGGCGCCTGCGGACGCCGAGCGGCACGTGGGGATGGCGCATCTGCGGCTCACCGAGGAGCAGTTCGCGGAACTGGGGGAGCGGTTGCAGGCACTGGCGGACGAGTACCGCAAGCTGTCCGACCCGTCGCTGCCGGACACGTCCTTCTTCTTCGCACTGTTCCACCCGGCATCGCGCCGCCAGGCCGAAGGAGACGCCAAGTGA
- a CDS encoding MFS transporter — MTSDVQKLPTGFGRLWTAQTVSSLGDGVTHAALPLLALTLTRDPMALAVVTAAGTLPWLLFGVLGGALVDRWDRRRTMWVTDAARAVLLAIPAAAAALDVLSIPLLAAVAFLLGIGGLFFDTAATAYLPDLLGRDPAVLERANSRLRGAQTAASGFAGPPAGSALLALGRAVPLLADAVSFALSAVLVRSLPAAPRPVPQAHESLLRQARAGASYVFRDRLLLGLALRPAVGNIAFLAVETVLALFAHDRLGLATFGFGLLLTAEATGGLLGAGIASFLGRRLGTGTALTCTAAVEGLAILGLAAAPNPYVAGLALALCGAGMGATMVLGPSLRQAVVPADLMGRVASTSRMLAMCAAPFGAFLGGWLATTYDVRTPLYTAAGLLLAMTAVTATMTSNRNVQAALRAAAPSDDPHQPESLDPVQEGAV; from the coding sequence GTGACCTCCGATGTCCAGAAGTTGCCGACCGGGTTCGGACGGCTGTGGACCGCGCAGACGGTGTCCTCCCTCGGCGACGGGGTCACGCACGCCGCCCTGCCGCTGCTCGCCCTGACACTGACACGCGACCCGATGGCCCTCGCCGTCGTCACGGCCGCCGGAACCCTGCCGTGGCTGCTCTTCGGGGTGCTCGGCGGCGCGCTGGTGGACCGCTGGGACCGCAGACGCACGATGTGGGTCACGGACGCGGCGCGTGCGGTGCTGCTCGCGATACCGGCGGCAGCGGCCGCGCTCGACGTGCTGAGCATCCCCCTGCTCGCGGCCGTCGCCTTCCTCCTCGGCATCGGCGGACTCTTCTTCGACACCGCCGCCACGGCCTACCTGCCGGATCTCCTCGGCCGCGACCCCGCGGTCCTGGAGCGCGCCAACTCCCGTCTGCGCGGCGCCCAGACCGCAGCGTCCGGCTTCGCGGGGCCGCCCGCGGGCAGCGCCCTGCTCGCGCTCGGACGGGCGGTCCCGCTGCTCGCCGACGCGGTCTCGTTCGCGCTCTCCGCAGTGCTCGTACGATCGCTGCCCGCCGCGCCCCGGCCCGTACCGCAGGCCCACGAGTCGCTGCTGCGGCAGGCGCGGGCCGGAGCCTCGTATGTGTTCCGGGACCGGCTGCTGCTCGGGCTCGCGCTGCGCCCGGCGGTCGGGAACATCGCCTTCCTCGCCGTGGAGACCGTGCTCGCCCTCTTCGCGCACGACCGTCTCGGCCTCGCCACCTTCGGCTTCGGCCTGCTCCTGACGGCGGAGGCCACCGGCGGACTGCTCGGCGCGGGCATCGCCTCCTTCCTCGGCCGGCGCCTGGGCACCGGCACCGCCCTCACCTGCACGGCCGCGGTCGAGGGGCTCGCCATCCTGGGTCTTGCCGCCGCCCCGAACCCGTACGTCGCCGGCCTCGCGCTCGCTCTCTGCGGAGCGGGCATGGGCGCCACGATGGTGCTCGGCCCCTCCCTGCGGCAGGCGGTCGTCCCCGCCGACCTGATGGGCCGGGTCGCCTCCACCTCCCGCATGCTCGCCATGTGCGCGGCCCCGTTCGGCGCCTTCCTCGGCGGCTGGCTGGCCACCACCTACGACGTGCGCACCCCGCTCTACACCGCCGCCGGCCTCCTGCTCGCCATGACCGCCGTCACGGCGACCATGACCAGCAACCGCAACGTCCAGGCAGCACTGCGTGCCGCCGCCCCGTCCGACGACCCGCACCAGCCGGAATCCCTGGACCCCGTGCAGGAGGGCGCCGTCTAG